From Oncorhynchus keta strain PuntledgeMale-10-30-2019 chromosome 8, Oket_V2, whole genome shotgun sequence:
catgacaacttGCCAGTTGATCTGGCAGTCTTCTAAACTAACTAGCTCGCTACACATAATAAGAGATGTTAGCTTGATTGTAATCAACCTCTATATTTACTTACTAAATGGACCATAAATATATCAAACTTCTGTTGGCTTAGGAAGCAAATTGCAAGATGGTGTATAGGCCTGGTTAGCTATAAAGCTAGCTATTGTTTACATAAAATACTGGCATGTCATTAACCCCTCTGCTTGCAAGTTCTTCTCTTTTTACATCTACCTTATCAAGACAAAACAATATTCTATTTACCCTTAATGCTTGGCTTTCCTTTTGGATACTATGGCTCTGTAAAAAGAGAAGCAGGTAAAACAAGGTTTGCTTTCGTGATTTGTATTATATTCACGCCCTGATTGTGCATGGGGCACAAAGGGTGGACGCTGAGGTAATGGGCTGAATTCTTTGGTAGGGGTGAAACAACTGATCTTTGAATCATTCCTCTCCACAGTGCTCTTGTGCCAGGGGAAAGCTTTTAGCGAtttcaccagaccagactgtcggtttcttccatttaaaaaaggAGAGACTATATATGTCTACTATAAACTCTCAGGCCAAAGGACAAATATATGGGCAGGGAGTGTAAGTATGAGTTAATATTTAATTACAGTACctgtcaaacgtttggacacatctactcattcaatggttttactttatttgtactattttctacattgtagcataatagtgaagacatcaacactttggaaaacacatggaatcatgtagcaaccaaaaaagtgttaaacaaatcaaaatatattttagattcttcaaagtagccacccattgtcttgatgactgctttgcacacacttggcattctgtcaaccagcttcatgagatagtcacctggaatgcaattgtatttgtggaatttatttccttcttaatgcgtttgagccagttgtgttgtgacgatgttggggtggtatacagaagatttggtaaaatacgaagtccatattatggcaagaacagtgcagtcgcaaaaaccatcaagtcctatgatgaaactggctcttatgaggactgccacaagaaaggaagacccagcgctacctctgctgcagaggataagttcattagagttaactgcacctcatattgaagcccaagtaaatgcttcacagagttcaagtaacagacatagcCCAACATCAACtgatcagaggagactgtgtgaatcaggccttcattgttgaattgctgcaaagaaaccactactgaaggaccctaataataataacagacttGCATGGACCTAGacacatgagcaatggacattagactggtggaaatctgtcctttggtctgatgagtacacATTTGAGAGTTTTgtttccaactgccgtgtctttgtgagatgcagagtaggtgaacaaatTATCTCCacttgtgtggttcccaccgtgaagcatggaagaggtgtgggggtgctatgctggtgacactgtctgtgatttatttagaattcaaggctcaCTTAACtggcatggctaccacagcattctgcagtgatacgccatcccatgtggtctgtgcttagtgggactattatttgtttctcagcaggacaatgacccaacacacctcccgGCTGTTTTGGGctttttgaccaagaaagagagtgatggagtgctgcatcagatgacctggcctccacaatctcccgacctcaacccaatttgagatggtttgggatgaattggaccgcagagtgaaggaaaagcagccaacaagagctcaacatatgtgggaactccttcaagactgttggaaaagcattcctggttcaacaacacaacaagcaTTTTGggacacctgcaataacatctgctaaacaagtgtatgtgaccaataaaatttgatttgatttgggctactttgaaaaatatcAAATATTTAGATATTTTTTTGTACACTTTttgggggttactacatgattccatatgtgttatttcatagttttgatgtcttcactattattctgcaatgtagaaaataaagaaaaactcttgaatgagtaggtgtgtccaaacttttttaCTGGTACTTTATGTGATAACATTGCAGTCTAGAAGGAATGTTGAAGCTTTTTCTGTTTTGTTAACATGTTTCATTCTCTGTTTTGTTTCCATTTCTTACAATAGGTTGGTAACCGCTTTGGTTACTTCAATAAGGACCAACTCGTAATCAATCACATATACACTGAAAAAGAATTGGAGATTCCTGCTGAGGTAAGTCAATAAATAGATGTAGGCCTAGTTCACTACTGCCAATGCATCATTGCTTAAAACATTATCTGGAATGACTGAACTTCTTTCTGAAATAGGTAGTATGACTCAAACaatgttttctttttcttttcagGAAACCGACTTTGTTTGCTTTGACACTGGACATGATAAGTTTGACAGTTATGACATTGATTCACTGTTAGGTTCCTCTTTATTGTTAACAGACAAGGAGGAATCTGTGCAAGTAACCACAGAGACTTTTTACCTAAACAAAAGTGCTGAGAGCACCACGGTGGAAGTGGATGAGCCTCCACCTGAAGTGACATTGTTAGAAAATGATGAGATAGATAGGGATGTTCCTGAGGACATTGATAAGGTTGTAGAGGTTCTAGATAATGATGATCTGAGACATTTTGAGGCTTTAGAGTCCTCTCTGCCTCAGCCTGAAACTCTTGACACAAAGGGAGTGGAATATAACACTGTATTTGAGACCACAGCTGAGAGGATCAAAGATTACCTTCAGAAAGATCAGCAGAGGACAGAGGACTCTGTGCCGTACAGTATTGTTGAACCAGAGGAAGGTGAGATCAAAGAAACCCCCTCAGAACCTCTATCCAAAGATGATCCTGAGTTAGAAACCACACTTGGAATAGCTTTTGATGCTGTCACTTCCAATGATGAGGACACTTGGAAGGTGACTCCATATGACGAGGAAAGTGACAAGACTGAATATCAGCAGGATGAGGAAAGTGATTATCATCTCAGGGAAACTCCATTGCTGGCTTTTTCTGAGGAAAGTTCAAATTTGGAACACGAGAACATTCTGGAATCTGATCATACAGAGGAAGACAGTCTATCAGAGGTACCTCATACACTGAAACAGGACTCCAAGGACAATAACCTGTGGTCTGCATTTGGTGATACAGTTTTCAACATTGTCAGTGGTGGGGAAAGAATAGCTCATGTTGCCAGTtcagaggaagatgaggaggatgacGAAGGTGAGATTACACCAGAGCAGCCTCCCAAAATTGAAGAACCCAAGGAGTCATGTGGCTGTTCTACTTCCTCTGAGCTAATCTTTGAGCAACCTGCAGACTCTAATTTCAGTGAGGATGTTGTCAAAGTAACTGATGAGGATTCTCAGATGTTGCAGTTTGAGGATGAAACTGAAGAAGCTGACATTGAACCTTCAACACCTCCTGCTGATGAGGTGAGTCCCTTTGAACACACTGAGGCTTTAGCAGAGAATCTTACAGTAGATGACAGCCCAGTCCTTAAACAGCtctcacagacagacatgctCTCAGACTTTGATAGTAAAATTAAAGAATTAGAGCAGAAACAAGCTGTTGAAGAACTCCCCATACAAAAAGAGGAGTCAATAGATTTCTCACAAGTAGAGAATACATTTAAACAGGGTGGTACAGAGCTTTTCAGACTATTGCGAGAACCATACCAGAAGATCCCAGATCCAAGTAAAAACACAATGGTGAAAGAGAGCCATCTTGAACTCCCCATAGAGGATGATTCAATACACCTAGAGTGGGAAGAGATTGAGGAACAGTTGCTAGAGGATGAAAATGCAGTATTGTCTTCATCCAAAACTGAGCACACGGATGAAAATGACACAGAAAGTCTATCTGAATTTGGGTCAGAGCAACTCAATAATTATACACAAACCGATGTTGTatccagtgatgtgttggatgtGGTCCAACATGACGAGGCTATTGACATAGAACCTGAGGTGCATGAGACTGAAAATGATGCTGAAAGCCACACACCCTCACTTAAAGATAAAGTTCTGGATCCCCTTCCAAACAAGGAGACGGAATACAGTGACAATGTGTTGAGGCTGACACTATTGCGAGACCACTTCAAGGAGGAGGATAGGGTGGAATTCCTGTTTTCTGACCTGCAGCTGAAGGCTGCCCGGCTGTCCCAGACAAACACCAGTGAGGACATTGAAAAGGTGCTGGAAGCCATTTTGGAAGCCTCTGAAACCCCAATCCTGGATGAGATTGAGAGGATGCTGGATGCCCAGGAGAACGCTGACCTGCAGCAGGAGGCTGGTGAGTTTGTTGAGGAACCTTCCATCTTGGACGACTTCCGGGAATTGGTGTTCACCCTGAGTCAGAAGTACACTACGGCCAGAAACAGTGCTCCCATGGCAGTGGGCAGTCAACTACACCCTGACACAggtaatgttttttttgttgttttttttcagTTTATGTTCATGTCAGAGTATAGGAGGATTAAAACCTTTTGTTAAATAAATATTTGGAAAGTCTCATTACATTGCTAATGACATGATAATAATGCCTGGAGATTTGGTTTGCAGAATAAGCTGTATTTAAGAAATGCCCAAGAAGTACAACAAAGTAAATCGTAATCTGTTGACAGAACAAATACACTTCCTGACAATGCCAGTTAGATTGTAATACATGAACATTTACTCACTGTTTGCACCTCTCTGAATGTTTCAAAAGATGGGAATATGTCTGatgatgcggaggaagagaagacATTCCCACAGTCTGTGGAGGACACAGACAAGGACAACCTCACTGTGACCGAGACGGGTGAAGAGACTAAGGCACCTGAGGAGCCTGCCCATGATGGTCACAAGATGCCAGATATGGACATTGAGGAGGATAGTGGGTACTTGAACAGAAACGAAGACAATCAGGCAAGCTCTAAAACTCCAGAAGAAATCCAGAGGGGCCCTCAAACTATTTTTGAAAATACCTTGGACATGGGACTTAGCGTAGACATGGATCACCCTCCCTCAGGTAGGTGTTCATTATATTTCCCTACGTTTGAAATTGTGGTGAGATGTAAACTGTATGCATTAACCTAATTTGCTTGTGCTGTATTTCCAGGATCTCTGGAGTCACCTGTCACTGATTTCCATGAAGATGAGCAGAGTGGTTCATCATTCGTATCAGTGCTAATTTTATCTGGTCGTCTCATCACCCAGTTTTATGAGTATCTTGGAATATATGGTGTTATGGTAAGTTACTTCATATATTTCTCTCTTGTGAATGGGCTTTCCTTTCCATTGTAATTGACTAATTGCCTGCATGTAGTGCTTAGGACTCAAGTATTCATACTTATTTTATTATTGCTGGGACAATGCATGTATTATTTTTATTTGGGGGGGGGCACTGAATGCAGCCCCGTTCAGTGATCCTTTCCCATTTTTTTGTagacaaatcaaaatcaaatcaaatgtatttattaatatagcccttcgtacatcagctgatatctcgaagttctgtacagaaacccagcctaaatccccaaacagcaagcaatgcaggtgtagaagcactagACGTGTTCTAGTGAAGTGTAGGCTGAAGTTAAGTGTCCACAGCCGGTGTTTTGCTTATTGAGTGGGATATAAATGACTCCGCCGCTCGTTTTACCAGGCTTTGCGTAGAGAGTAATCGCGTTCAGAACTCTAAAAGGAGGCTTAGTAGACATGTTGTTGGCGAAGCAGAGCCAGCATAGGCAAGCTAACCTTCAAGCTTAGGTTATAGTAGCTAGAAAGATAGGTACATATTGTCCTCTCCTGGGTAAATAGAACCACGATGAAGGATCCTCTCCAGTAGTCGACAACGTTGGTGAAATTAGGATTTTCGGGTTTACGCAAACGAGTTGCATTGTAAGTCACAAGCCAAACTAACTTGATAGCCAGCTCAACTGACAAAGTAACGTACGGTAGCGATGGATTCGGAAGAAACAACCCCATTACCCACTTTGCTGATGACAGAATCTGATCAACTGTCTGTCTTGTACTTCAATATGTAAGTAGTTGGCTACAATGTAGCTAGCTGGCAAGTCAAGTCTTAGGCTGCcatatggctggctggctagctacatTGAAACTGAATCTTGTTGGCAACTTAATTGTCTTGGGGAATGATTTTGTCCAACAATACCTAATGCATTTCCCAAATAGTTGCAGCCTAGAATGGGTCACTTGATTGCTCTTAGTTTCGATTTTTTCTTTTGCCTGTCCTCTTCCTCGTTAAAAAAAATTCTCACTTTCCAGACTAGCAGTATCTGTTCTTCCTGTATCTGGGTCTCAGATCGAGAGGTACCTTCAAGTTGTTGAATTTAGCTTTGACAGCTTCCCCTTACATAACTCTCACCTGAGGTTACATGCCATTAAAATCGACACATGGCTCATGTCTAGTGATATGTTATGTAATCATCTGTTTTGTTTATTGGCCATTTTACAGGGTGAAAGGCTACATGATGCAATCTTTTGCACTCTCAATCCACATAGGCCTAAGGCTTGTTAGTTAGATCCACTCTGTGGTGATTCACTTAGCCTTTCCCTGAATTTCACTGAGAGACTGCGATGGAAGTTCTGTATTGTGCAAAGGTCACCATGGATGGGCAGTGTTAGGACCCCAGGCCAATCCAATCCCAATTGATTACATACGGTCAAGGCAAATCTTCTCTCTATTGATTTTGATCAACAACTAGGTTATAGGCGATGTCTATTTATAAACCCACCTTGATTTGATCTGAAGATATGCCTCTTTGCATTGACCTAGAAGGTGCTCAGTGGGATATCCATTAGCCATGCTTGTAAACAGAACACTGGAATGCCTGATGGTTTAGTTCAATGTTTTTAACATCACTTATTTTCTTCTGTCATCTCAGGCCAACTATTACCCAACTTATTTGATATGCCTGACATGTGCTGTCGTAATACTGATTGGACCTGTCTCTCCCCAGATGGTCACCAGCCTGCCAGAGCACTGGAAGCCAGGTCCAGACTTCTACAGCGTGTTCTGTGAACCCGTGCTGGTCACTGCAGGTGCCGGGGTCATCGGCTTCCTCTTCTGGAGGAGCATTCTATCTGTAAGTCGTTGTTGCACAGTTACCGTTTCATAATTTCTGATTGCTTTATGTTATTCTATGATGTATTGTATGCTACCATTGAGGAGGCTGTTTGCTGGCCACTTTTCTTTTCCTCCTCACAGGTCAAAAGCAAGTCATATCTAAGTAAGTTCTTCTCTCTGGCTATTTAGGGTGCATAGTGAATCCTCATTCATATTGCTTACAGGCTGGTGTCCTTGTCATGTGTAAACCATGACTGATTTTATGTTCTTGTCATGTATTTTATTAGCTACTGAAAAAGAGCTGGTGGACAGGATGAAAATGCTTGAACAAGAGAAGAAGGAGATACTCCAAAAGGTCGCTGAACTGCAGCAACGGGTAAGTTGCAGAGACTTTTCACTGACTTAAGATCCAGAATTTTGAGTTCAATGTGAATTAAGGGACATAATGTTTTGACAGTATATTTCTACTGGGTTCCCCTTAGGGCGAAGATCTTAAAGAAAATCAAAAGCTGTCTGAAAAATCTGCCACTTTATCTCTGGAGAAGATCCAGGATTTGGAGGTGTTTCTGAGAAATATTATCTTGATCAcatgtcattgtcatgctgacaattattttatttttcattatAATTGTTTTCTTCTCCATAATGTTTAAATTAACTATGCATTTTCTTTTTCTATCCAATAGAATATTGTGCAAGAGATTGAGAGACAAAATGAGCGCCTGGATGCGGAAAATCACTTACTCGCCATATCCTTTGACAAAGAGCGGGCCAATACTGCGAAACATGAAGATATGGTGAGTAGTATTGAGCGATTTGGCTGTAATTAAAATGTTTCAGAACAACCAATTCTCTGACGtcagttcaattatttgaatcCCATTAAGTTAGTTTATTATGTGAGCTCAATGTGCCGTTTCTCTAGAGAGAAATCAAATCAAGCACAAACTTTGGGACTTTTCAACAGGCAAATAAATATTCAacatagtttagtgcagaaaatgTGGTTATTGACTAAAATGACCACAATCCATTACACCTACAGCTACCTGGACTTGTGCGGGCAGTCACAGAGAGAAAGTGACAGCCTGCAAACGAAAGAGACACCCTAAGAGAGCAGTTGCTTTCGTGATGTAGACAGCATAGGCAGCTACTATTAGCCAGCTACTATCCTAAATAGGATGGCTCGTTGTTGAGCACAGAGAAAGATGGTTGTCATTATGCTTATCATTATCTTTGCCCATAGATGTCCAAAATGGACAAAACCATTGAGAAGTTGAAGCGCAGCAAGAAGAAGTCCCAGGACACACTCTCAAAGGTATATGTCATATACGTGAACATGCCCaatgaaaatatgtcaaataTATTAACATTGCAACAATCAAATGTAAAGTGTTTATTTCCTTTTAATTATCCTTATCATTGAACCTGTAGTCTACCATTCTGATGGATGAAGTCAAGCTCCGTGAAGATGCCCGGAATGTCCAGCACCAGGTTCTGGAGAAGGATATTGCCACCCTGAAGGAGGAGAACCTCTCGGTGAGTACCAATATGGAACAACGATTCACAATTTAAGCCTCAAGACATTGTGTAGGACTCATTGGCCATGCAGGGCCTGCATAGCACCGTCCTTATGACCTCATTTCCTTGTTACAGCTGCACCATGCTGCCAAGTTGTGGGAGGAGAAGCACAGGGAGACAAGAGAGCAGATCAAAGTCTACCACAAGTCTCAGAAAGACCTGGAGGATTCCCTCGTTCAAAAGGACCACAACGTtgaggtttttttttttacacgttACAATATTGTTACACACATCAATTCCTGTTCACACCTTCTCAAATGCACCTTGATGACAAAGAAACATGTCACCTTTATTATGTTCCAAAAAAATACTTCTTGACTGATTCTAGGGGAAAAAGTGTCTCAATTGGTGCTTCTCAACCTCTCTGGCAGGTTCTATCTGACCTGCTAGGAGACCTGGAAGCCTGCGATGACCTGAAAGGTGGAGTTGTGGCTAACGGGGAAGCCTTTAACGGTAAGTCACCTGACACTGTGTCCtaatcagaggaggctggtgggaggagctataggaggacgggctccgtgtaatggctggaatggaatgaaaaACATGGAGTGTGCTCGACTCCGTTCCGTTTACACCATTATAGTGAGACAGTCCtcttatagctcctcccaccagccttctCTGATTAGGATACTGTTATGtgatttggtcttatgtagcaaaatgtttaattgttttttacattggattaaGGTAGAGACTTGGAGcaacaaaatggtatatcatacattacagttgaggaacaatgggaaagtaattctgctttgaaagttaatAGCTTGTAACTCAtactggagagctctttgtcTATACCCATTCAGCATTGTCCACACCCTCTTTAACATTagacccacccatctctttaaggattcacatgtgaggtcgtgtactaaacaaccaaagatttcaagactaaaggctggtttacactacgtctatcgacatgtctgtagacagttgtcgcagtgacatgaACATTCTATTATGAAGAAAAAATCGAATCACAAAAACGACAGGCcgcatgacatcagcagcctggtggtccaaaatagcataattggtgtattttaacaccaataaacccaACCATTTAAAAATGGAATTTTGTAtatgtcaatctagcaaaccaAGAATTTCTAAACAATGGTTTTGTTTGTTTCTAGCTTATTAGTtggctagccagttcaaataatgaccatatcataTACCTGACAAAGTCTTAACTTTAGCTAACTAgtattcattattacaggaaaataaactcacaacaaaATCATTATATACAAATTAAGAAAATAGCTTACGGATATTAGTGTGACGAAGTAAAAGCAGGGTATTCTACTGGAGAATTTTAGTACTTGGACAGTGTCTCGTTGGCCTAACGTTATATCCTAATTTAGACTTTTATGCAGGTCATGTTCTTCACATATTACTGTCTCTGGTGATCACACACATATCAAATAAAAtctggttacttgcatagtggagtcttttgtttagactagctagctaaacaattaaccataatcccaactcataacgttactacctTGCATGAATCCCCTGGTAGCTAAAACTAACCAACTTGTTCGATgttaacctagctagctaacattaggctataactagaaATGCAAATGCATCTGCGATATGAATAATATtattacacagatcatacacttaACATTAGCTGGCgatccagccagctaacgttagctagctaacaatatgCTTTATTTTGCAATGAGAAaacgactttctgacaaaattagaaactctgcatatttgcaatcaaaccaCTGAATTTTCTCCATCTACTTTgctatcatactctgcttccaccggacagtccactgatttcaaaacttggtccTCCTAAATGTGGAGAGCATCTTTTCAAAAAAGCTGCGTTAGAAAGGATTACATACTGAGAAGCTCATGTTATAGACCaaagcgtgctacatggcagaccaatccaaactcgtTTAATGGCGCGTCCAGctcatccattatctcagccaatcaagACAAAGGGAAGGTTCCTtcctttttccgtggctaaactaACTCGGCTCGTAGTTTACAATTTTTACTCGTATTTACGGATGgtatacaagtttgttattaaggcacatggaaGTTCACATACCAGAAGGCATTTTGCAAAacaaaaacgcattttgatagtTATACATTCAAATGTTCCTGTGAATTATTGACGCGGTACATACGCCTACTTTCCTGAAACGTGTCACTGTGTTTACAATTATTTGTTTCAGACAAGCAGACCATCATCCAAAACCGCATTAAGCAAATGATGGTCGTCTCTCGGGTAAGACTGAGTTCTTTCTTGAACGGACCCAGATTTCTGTGTACCTGAAGGCAGGTAAAACTCGTGCTCAGAACCAAGAAGTGTGTCAGCTCTTGCACTAACTGTTGGCAGAACTTTCCACAGGTCCAGGCCACTCTGTCTGTTGTGGAGGAAGAGCGCGATCGCTTCATGACCAAGCTGCTGAACGAAGAGAAGTCCAGGAAAGAGCTGGAAGGTATGTCCCAGCAACTAGAATTTGATATGCATCACTACCTTTTCTCTCTCAACACTATCAACTTGTTTTCGACCACAGAGCAATTTCAGAAGCTGGAGCATGACATCTTGCTGGTGAAAAGTGACAAGAACCACCTGGAGAACCAGTACAAGACCCTGCAGCAGAAGAATGACATCATGACCGAGATGTACCAGCAGAAGGAGAACGCTTTGCAGCAGTAAGTAGAATCAGAAGCGGTGCAGTTCATGCGTTAATACTATAGTAGGGTTTGTTCTCCATGGTTCCACaccatgtaaaaaaataaaataaaataaaaattattgTCTTTTACTGTATTCTTTTACTGTGAGGTTTTCAAATGGACTTTAAGTAGAGTTTGATTTAATTTGTGTCGCCTTGCAGGAAGCTGACCAAGGAGGAGTTTGAGCGCCCCAACAAGGAAGACCGGCTGACGAAGGTGGACAGCAAGGCCCTAGAGGAGGAGGTCAAGGTGTGTAAGCAGCGCGTTAAAGAGATCCAGGATGAGCTGAAACGGACTGAGAAGTCCTACAAAGCCCAGATCATTGAGCAGGAGCAGAAATCTCACGAGAACTGGGTTTGTACAATACAACTTTTCTAGTCCATTTGTTAAAGAAACATGTCTCATTTCTCAACCCCCATCAGTGGCACATACATTAGGATCAGGACATTTTTTTAAAAGTCATCTGTTTGGCCAGTCATTTGTAAGGTGAATTTAGTCCAAAACAGGAGATTTTAAATGTCTATTCCTTCTCTCTAGGTGATTGTACGCGCCGCAGAGCGAGCTCTGTTCGACGAGAAGAAGCAAAACACTAACCTTTGTAACTTGTGAGTGCAACACTAATACAACAGACTCAATTGGGCTATACCAATGCAGGGCTCAAGGCTTATTTAGTTGATGGCACCAGCACATGATTTGGTTGCATACATTTTTCGCCACTGCACGGATATAATGACCTGACCTGTGTCCCACAATGTACCtgcattccatacagaaccaggctaATAATGACTAGCCATCTTTACATTAGCATGCCCTTGAGTTCTAACATTGATTTGGATAGATTTACTCAGGGTGCAATGTGACTTTTTTGTCAGTGGAAGTTTATAAATCCTTTGAGATgcatgctttctctctctattcagcTAGTAATAGGCTACATTTGGTTATTAATTAATGATATATTAAAAAGCTGTATGATAGAATTTTGCAATTTAAGACATTGCTCTGTTTGTTAGAAGTGCGGAAATGTATTTTCTAAAGTAAGCCTGTAAAAGATTATTTTACATTTAGTATGTTTGTCCCTTAATTAAGACAGACTGCTTTTTGAAGGAGAGTTCAATATGTCGACAGTAGGCTAGCCAAGACGAGTGCTAGTTGTCTTTGTAGCTTTCTTTTTTTGTACACTATCAACAGTAGCCAGTagaatattttttttctccagtGACAAGCGAACTGAGGTGGTATTCTAGGATTCAAAAAGTAAGATATTTCTTCTAACACATCCAGGGAATGCATGATTGGTATTTTGATGTGAAACCTGTCCAATTAGGATCCAAAATGATCCGATATGTCTGCCTACACACCTTGACCTAGGCTATATTATTCACCACCTGAGGAAGTGGAAACTCAAAACACTTATCTAGATTGCTAACTCTAAATATGTTAATGTTACTAGATAGCTAATCTATTAGCAAATGTAA
This genomic window contains:
- the LOC118386659 gene encoding transport and Golgi organization protein 1 homolog isoform X2, with the translated sequence MAVNVSYVYIFILCIHHFISKAAVEIRFSDFKSCADEECSMLLCQGKAFSDFTRPDCRFLPFKKGETIYVYYKLSGQRTNIWAGSVGNRFGYFNKDQLVINHIYTEKELEIPAEETDFVCFDTGHDKFDSYDIDSLLGSSLLLTDKEESVQVTTETFYLNKSAESTTVEVDEPPPEVTLLENDEIDRDVPEDIDKVVEVLDNDDLRHFEALESSLPQPETLDTKGVEYNTVFETTAERIKDYLQKDQQRTEDSVPYSIVEPEEGEIKETPSEPLSKDDPELETTLGIAFDAVTSNDEDTWKVTPYDEESDKTEYQQDEESDYHLRETPLLAFSEESSNLEHENILESDHTEEDSLSEVPHTLKQDSKDNNLWSAFGDTVFNIVSGGERIAHVASSEEDEEDDEGEITPEQPPKIEEPKESCGCSTSSELIFEQPADSNFSEDVVKVTDEDSQMLQFEDETEEADIEPSTPPADEVSPFEHTEALAENLTVDDSPVLKQLSQTDMLSDFDSKIKELEQKQAVEELPIQKEESIDFSQVENTFKQGGTELFRLLREPYQKIPDPSKNTMVKESHLELPIEDDSIHLEWEEIEEQLLEDENAVLSSSKTEHTDENDTESLSEFGSEQLNNYTQTDVVSSDVLDVVQHDEAIDIEPEVHETENDAESHTPSLKDKVLDPLPNKETEYSDNVLRLTLLRDHFKEEDRVEFLFSDLQLKAARLSQTNTSEDIEKVLEAILEASETPILDEIERMLDAQENADLQQEAGEFVEEPSILDDFRELVFTLSQKYTTARNSAPMAVGSQLHPDTDGNMSDDAEEEKTFPQSVEDTDKDNLTVTETGEETKAPEEPAHDGHKMPDMDIEEDSGYLNRNEDNQASSKTPEEIQRGPQTIFENTLDMGLSVDMDHPPSGSLESPVTDFHEDEQSGSSFVSVLILSGRLITQFYEYLGIYGVMMVTSLPEHWKPGPDFYSVFCEPVLVTAGAGVIGFLFWRSILSVKSKSYLTTEKELVDRMKMLEQEKKEILQKVAELQQRGEDLKENQKLSEKSATLSLEKIQDLENIVQEIERQNERLDAENHLLAISFDKERANTAKHEDMMSKMDKTIEKLKRSKKKSQDTLSKSTILMDEVKLREDARNVQHQVLEKDIATLKEENLSLHHAAKLWEEKHRETREQIKVYHKSQKDLEDSLVQKDHNVEVLSDLLGDLEACDDLKGGVVANGEAFNDKQTIIQNRIKQMMVVSRVQATLSVVEEERDRFMTKLLNEEKSRKELEEQFQKLEHDILLVKSDKNHLENQYKTLQQKNDIMTEMYQQKENALQQKLTKEEFERPNKEDRLTKVDSKALEEEVKVCKQRVKEIQDELKRTEKSYKAQIIEQEQKSHENWVIVRAAERALFDEKKQNTNLCNLLTDMSSKLNELRRPLFKPTPGMAPMPLRRGPRPRGRYPPDHKHPVASRPDTMAPRTSSPSDLGRSNTRPQGPGSLLVSPIRSPPDSSPGPLRPVISQPSGLCYRPIPRPHHIPPPPPFMPPVYRPDNGHSGMMPPGPPPPNGHPPGPMIPPGHRPPTPGAYSPPSPHNRYLPPPSHYEPVPPPFALLWPDPWDPHIPTCTMDHLITPSCPPGWPHTLMSAPETSLCSHRSHMAMTLQWAPSPALAPRARGKTIGPSR